The sequence TGTCCTAGGAGACGGGCCTCCCACCACGACGATACTTCGGTATCTCTGGTTCGGGAGGCCAGCGTTGAGGAATTTACGAGCACTCTGCCAGCCACCGCGGCCTCTGCCAGCGGGGGCTTTCTTATTGTTGCGACAGACGTGCGTGTTAGAGCCGCGACAGCAGATCCGACCAGTCCTGGAAGGCAAACGTCCGTCCGTTCATCTCCTGCCCGTTTACGCCACTTCGGGCGAACCAGGCGACGTGCCACCCAGCGCGGCTCCCTCCTTCCACATCCGAGCGCCAGGAGTCGCCGACGTAGAGGATGCGCTCCGGTGTCACTTCGGCCCGCTCGGCCGCCACCTCGAACACGTGCGGGTGTGGCTTCATGTGGCCGGTCTCCTCGCTCACGAGCACAACGTCGGCCCGATCGCGGATCTCTGGAAACTTCTTCAGCTTCTGTGCCTGGACTTCGGCAAATCCATTCGTGAGTACACCCACGCGGTAGCGCTCGGCGATCTCCGCGTATGTATCACGGGCGCCATCGACGTACTTCCAGTGCTCCGCGTACCGCTGCAAGTACACTGAACCGATACGCGCCGCATCTGCGTGGGGCGCATCGATCGCATTCAGAAGCCGTGGAAAACGGTCGTGTTTCACGATCTCCTTCTCAATCTCCCCGCTCGAATACTTTTCCCAGAGCGGCCGGTTGATTTCGTGGTACGTCTGCTGCAGTTCGTCAACCGACAGGTGCCCGAACACGGCGAGGTAGCGGGACCGGACGTCGGCCAGCGCATGACGCTCGGCGTGACTGTGATCGAGAAGCGTGTCGTCGACATCGAAGAAGACGAAGTCGATGTCGTTGGATAGGGTCGAGGTACTCACGGGACGGAAATCAATCGATCTAGGTGAACGGGAACTGCGCGAATCACGCGATGGATCGCTCGAACATGGCGTATTCTTTATCGACAACGGCGCCGAGCGATTCGACATGGTTCTTGAGCCGGTCGTTGGAATCGAGCACCCAGCTCATTTCGCAGGCGTCGAAGCCGTTCGGCGGGCCGTTCTCGATCGTGGCCAGGACCAGGAGCGCGTCCAGTCCTTTCCCCTGAAACTCTTGACGGACCCCCATCAGCGGCATTCGGCATTCGTAGATACCGTAATGCGCGTTGAGTAAAAGCTTGGGCAGACCGAGGGGGAAGAGCTTCCCATCGGGAATATGCTTCAGCGCCTGATTGATGTTCGGCAGCGTAATCGAGAAGGCCACCGGCTCGCCCTCGTGCTCCACGAAAAAGACCATCTCGGGCTCCACGATCTGCTTGAGTTGGTCGGCGAGCTGGTCGAACTCGGCATCCGTCATGGGCACGTGGCCCCAGTTGTCGGACCACGCTTCATTGTAAATGTCGACCACGCGACGAGCCTCGCGTTCGAACTCGTCCATGTTGAGCGTCCGTAGCGTCAGGCCTGGCGTGCGACGCTTGACTAGTTGTGCTCCGCGTTTCAGTCGATCAAACTCGACGTATTTCTTGTGGACGTAGTAAGCCCACATGGTCATGGCCCGCTCGAAGCCGTACTTGAGGAGGAAGTCCTCATGATAGGGCGGATTGTATGGCATTAAAATGGACGGCTCGCGGTCGAAGCCGTCAACCAGAAGCCCGGCGGTATCATTGAGCGACGGGTTCGCCGGTCCGCGCATCCCCGTCATCCCTTGATCCTGCAACCACGCGGCCGCCGCTTCGAATAGCGCCTCTGCCACCGAGTACTCGTCGATGCACTCGAAAAAGCCGAAGAAGCCGTTATCGTCGTCATATTTCTGCAGGTGCATGCCGTTGATAATCGCGGCAATGCGACCGACGACGCGGCCATTACGACGCGCGAGAAACAGCTGGGCGCGACCGTGTTCGAAAAAGGCATTTTTCGATGGGTCCAGCGAATGCTTTACCTCTCGCCGAAGCGGAGGCACCCAGTGAGGATAGTCGTCTGGATAAAACGTGTAGGGGAAGTCGATGAACGCCTTTCGGTCTGAGCGACCGGTCACGGGGTCGACCTGCAGGGACGCGGGCGTTTCCGTAGACACCATGGAGAAGAAGAGTCTAGATGATCTGAGACCGCCAGACGAGGGCGGGGCGATAAAAAGCCGCCGCTCTCTGCAGGACGAGGCAACGTCCCGAGAGGCGGCGGCAGCAGGATGAGAATCAGATTCGCCGGCGTCGACCTAGGCCGCGGCGGAGTGACCATTCGCCGAGCCGTTCAGATGCCCGTTCGCCGATCCATTCAGGTGATGTCCTTTCGGGTGATGGCCGTTCGTCTTGGCGTGGCCATTCGATCCGATGACGCCGTGCTGCTTCCCGACCTTGTGGAAGGCGTCCAGAATCTTGTCGAGCTCGTCGTTGCTGTGCGTCGCCATGTAAGACGTACGCATCAGCGTCTGCCCCGGCGGCACGGCCGGCGGAACGACAGCATTCACGAACACGCCGTTATCCAGGAGATCGCGCCAGAACTGGAAGCACGTGTTCATGTCGCCAATGACGACCGGAATAATCGGCGTCTCACTATCCCAGACGTCGAAGCCCAGGTTGCGGAAGCCGTCGCGCATGTAATCGGAGATCTCCCACAGGCGCTCAAGACGCTCCGGCTCCTCCTCGAGGATGTCGAGGCATTTGAGGACCGTTGCCGTGTTGGCCGGCGGCATCGAGGCGCTGAAGATGTGGGCCGACGCTTCGTGCCGGATGAACTCAATGACGTCGTGATCGCCCACGGCGAATCCTCCCAGCGATGAGAAGCTCTTGGAGAACGTGCCGGTGATAATGTCGACATCGTCTTTCAGGCCGAACGTCGAGGCCGAACCGCGGCCACCCGGACCGATGACGCCGATGGCGTGCGCATCATCAAGCATCAACGCGGCATCGTAGCGATTCGCGAGCTCAACCAGTTCCGGGACGCGAGCGATTTTTCCGCTCATCGAGAACACACCGTCCGTCGCAATCAGCTTGCCGGCGTCCGGGCGATCCTCGGAGGCACGCTTCAGAAGCTTCTCCAGTTGATCGAGGTCGTTGTGGCGGTAGCGCTGCGTGTCCGCCATGCTGACCCGCGTGCCCTGAACGATGCAGGCGTGGTTATCCTTATCGGAGAAAATGATGTCGTTCCGACCGGCGAGAGCCTGAATGACGCCCTCGTTCGTCATGTATCCAGTCGAGAAGAGCACCGCCTCGTCCTTGCCCATGAAGTCCGCGAGGCGCTCCTCCAGACGCAAGTGGAGGTCGAGCGTGCCGTTCAAGAATCGGCTGCCCGTACAACCCGTCCCATATTTCGCCACTGCATCACGCGCCGCCTCCTTGACGCGCGGATCCGCTGTAAGGCCGAGATAATTGTTCGACCCGGCCATGATAATCTCGCGACCATTCATGATCGCAGACGTGCCCTCATTGCGCTCGATCGGGCGAAAGTACGGATATAGATCCGCATCTTTGGTCTTCGCGTAGTCGCCAGACTTATCGAAGAACTTGTGGCATTTGTTAAAGAGCGACGGGGCCGACTTGGTCGCGGTCTCGGTGTCGTCTCCAGGGGACATCGCGGTCTCCTGCGACCGTCGGGGGTCAGACTGGGTCATAGAAACGGTATGCGTATATGCAAGGCATCGTGTGGGAAGCAGGAGCACTACGGACGGGAGCGGGCTCCCTTTGTACATCCGATAGACTCATCCTATGTTACAAGCCGCACCCAACCGCACGAAGGTAACACGGCCTCAAAAATTTTTATTTCCGGGCGAGCCGGATCCGCATTCATTCACCGACAACCGCCGTCCACGCGACGGTGCGAGTGCACTCTGAATCAGGAGTGTATGCCCAATCCCGGGAGTGAGTGTTAGTTTCCCCTACCTAACACAATCATTACACCCAAGCCGGCTTTCATGCGTGTTTTTGGTAGCCTTTCACATCCAAGACAGACCTTCATATTTTCTTCTCCTCCCTTGCTGTACATCGGTATCCGCCAGCTGAAGGAAGAATTAGAACCGGAGGCGGACCGCAGCAGAATTTCCGAGTGGGGACGGCATGACCTTCAACGATAGTTCATCACCAACATCGAAGGTCAGAAGGTGCGCGCTGACGTACGCATCCACGACGCTGAGAACGTAGAAGAGGCCGGTTCCGACCACCGATAGATCACGCCATCGTCGATGTCGGTCCCTCTGCGAACGTAACCGTTGCGCAGGGATCTCCGCGTTGAGGGCGGATACGCGCTGCTGAACCAGACGGTATTGCGACCGAAACTGGATATAGGGATTGGAATCCAGCTGTCCCGACGCCACGCGGTCCTCGCTAATCTTAAAGAGATGGGCGCGCTGATATAATTTGTACTGATCGTGATTGTACAGAATTGAGTATGTCAGCCCTGCGAGGCCTGCATACACGATCGGAATTTTATAATGCTGCTTGTTGTAGAATTGCCCCCACCCCGGCAGGGCAAATGCGCGCCAGAGTGCCTTGCTCGGCGTATGGTCGGGTGGAAGCCCACGCTCCACGAGAATTCTCGTGCGTACGCTATCGGGCTGCGCCGAAACGGGCGGCGCGAACAGGCTGCACCCGAGAATAGCGAGGAGCAGCAAAAAGGCTCCGCGGGTCCGAGTGTAAGAAACAGCCAAGTCGATACGGGATGCTGTGAAAGTCAGTCCTGTCGCCACATCAGGCCCCGACGAACGATGGATGCACATGAATCATCCGCGCTCAGAATCATCCGCGCTCATGCGAACGCCAGGCCGTACGCGCGACCAGATCGCACATACGATTAGACGAAGAAAGTAGAAATCACCCTTCGAGCATGTCGATCAGTCGCTCAAGATCCTCGGCGGAATAGTAAGAAATCTCGATCTTCCCCTCGCCGTCGGATTTATGCCGGATATTGACCTGCGTGGAAAAGCGCGAGCGAAGCTGGTTCCGATACTCTTCAAGTTGCAGATCATCCCGGCTCGGCCCGGTCTCCTCCTCTGCCTGATCTTCGCCTTCCTGCTCAGCTGCTTCGGCTTCCTCCTGGGCCTGCTGGTATGCCCGAACGCGTCGTTCGACATCTCGTACCGACAGGTCTTCTTCGATCGTCTGCTTCAGCAGATCGATCTGAGCGTCGTGGTCGTCGATTGTGATCAGCGCACGGGCATGACCCATCGCGACCTCCTTATCGCGCAGCGCCGCCTGAATTCGCGGGGGGAGGCGCAGCAGCCGGAGGAAGTTCGCTACGGTCGCGCGGCTCTTGCTGACCTTCTCCGAAACCTGTTCCTGCGTCAGTCCGCATTCCTCCATCAGGCGCTGATACCCCAGCGCCACCTCGATCGGGTTCAGTTCCTCTCGCTGGACGTTCTCCACGAGCGCCATCTCGAGCATCTGCTCGGTATTGGCTTTTCGGACGAACGCCGGCACACGAGGCAGACCCGCCCGACGCGCCGCACGAAGACGGCGCTCCCCGGAGATGATCTCGAACTGGCCCTCGCCTAGTGCGCGAACCGTAATCGGCTGAATGATGCCGAGCTGCTCGATCGAAGCGGCAAGCTCTTCGAGGGCATCCTCACTAAACTCTTGTCGGGGCTGATACGGGTTCGGACGAATATTTTCGACCTCCACCTCCGCAACACGCCCGACAAGGCGGTTGCCGTCTTCAAAACGATAAAGCTGGCTGCGAGAAACGTCATCGCCCGACGATTTCTCGCGCTCCTCGTCCCGCTCCTCCTCCGAGGGAAGCAGTGCGCTGAGTCCTTTTCCAAGTGCAGATTTCTTAGACATGCCAGATCGTCCGTCGGGACTACTGATGATGAGAAGCCCGGATGTGCAGCTGTGCGTCTCCGAGCGCGTAGAGTTGAAGGGCGGCTAAGCGGGGAATCGTGCGGTCCCCTGGAGACTAGAGGGAAAAGTCGTTGGCCGGGGTTTTCTCCTCCGGCGCCTCTGAGAGCGCTCCAGGCACGCTTTCCTCCGGGTTGTCTGCACGATTCGATGCAGTGCCCGTGGTAGACGGATTGCCGGTCGCCGGCAGCGGCGCGCTGTCATCGTCAGATTCACTTCCGTTGCTGTGATGCTGCAGGAAGCGCTGGTTGTCCGCCAGAATCTCGCGAGCAAGCGACATGTAGTTGCGAGAGCCTTTGCTCGTCGCGTCGTACAGAATTACGGGCTTGCCGAAGCTCGGCGCTTCCGAAAGCCTCACGTTGCGCTGTACGATCGTCTCGAACACCTTGTCGCCAAAGTACCGGCGCACTTCCTGGGCCACCTGATTGGACAGGCGCAGGCGCGTGTCGAACATCGTCAGCAGCACGCCCTCGATCTCGAGATCCGGGTTGAGGTGCTGGCGCACGATCTTGATCGTGTTGAGCAGCTGACCGAGACCTTCAAGTGCGAAGTACTCTGCCTGAACCGGAATGAGAACCGAGTTGGCGGCCGTCAAGGAGTTCAGCGTGAGCAGGCCGAGCGATGGCGGGCAGTCAATAACGACAAAATCGTACTTCCGCCGCACCCGCTTGAGCGCATTGGAGAGAATTTTCTC comes from Longibacter salinarum and encodes:
- a CDS encoding HAD family hydrolase produces the protein MSTSTLSNDIDFVFFDVDDTLLDHSHAERHALADVRSRYLAVFGHLSVDELQQTYHEINRPLWEKYSSGEIEKEIVKHDRFPRLLNAIDAPHADAARIGSVYLQRYAEHWKYVDGARDTYAEIAERYRVGVLTNGFAEVQAQKLKKFPEIRDRADVVLVSEETGHMKPHPHVFEVAAERAEVTPERILYVGDSWRSDVEGGSRAGWHVAWFARSGVNGQEMNGRTFAFQDWSDLLSRL
- a CDS encoding aminotransferase class I/II-fold pyridoxal phosphate-dependent enzyme, producing the protein MTQSDPRRSQETAMSPGDDTETATKSAPSLFNKCHKFFDKSGDYAKTKDADLYPYFRPIERNEGTSAIMNGREIIMAGSNNYLGLTADPRVKEAARDAVAKYGTGCTGSRFLNGTLDLHLRLEERLADFMGKDEAVLFSTGYMTNEGVIQALAGRNDIIFSDKDNHACIVQGTRVSMADTQRYRHNDLDQLEKLLKRASEDRPDAGKLIATDGVFSMSGKIARVPELVELANRYDAALMLDDAHAIGVIGPGGRGSASTFGLKDDVDIITGTFSKSFSSLGGFAVGDHDVIEFIRHEASAHIFSASMPPANTATVLKCLDILEEEPERLERLWEISDYMRDGFRNLGFDVWDSETPIIPVVIGDMNTCFQFWRDLLDNGVFVNAVVPPAVPPGQTLMRTSYMATHSNDELDKILDAFHKVGKQHGVIGSNGHAKTNGHHPKGHHLNGSANGHLNGSANGHSAAA
- a CDS encoding DUF5683 domain-containing protein: MAVSYTRTRGAFLLLLAILGCSLFAPPVSAQPDSVRTRILVERGLPPDHTPSKALWRAFALPGWGQFYNKQHYKIPIVYAGLAGLTYSILYNHDQYKLYQRAHLFKISEDRVASGQLDSNPYIQFRSQYRLVQQRVSALNAEIPAQRLRSQRDRHRRWRDLSVVGTGLFYVLSVVDAYVSAHLLTFDVGDELSLKVMPSPLGNSAAVRLRF
- a CDS encoding ParB/RepB/Spo0J family partition protein, which codes for MSKKSALGKGLSALLPSEEERDEEREKSSGDDVSRSQLYRFEDGNRLVGRVAEVEVENIRPNPYQPRQEFSEDALEELAASIEQLGIIQPITVRALGEGQFEIISGERRLRAARRAGLPRVPAFVRKANTEQMLEMALVENVQREELNPIEVALGYQRLMEECGLTQEQVSEKVSKSRATVANFLRLLRLPPRIQAALRDKEVAMGHARALITIDDHDAQIDLLKQTIEEDLSVRDVERRVRAYQQAQEEAEAAEQEGEDQAEEETGPSRDDLQLEEYRNQLRSRFSTQVNIRHKSDGEGKIEISYYSAEDLERLIDMLEG